From the Dehalococcoidia bacterium genome, the window AGCTCAACCGCGTCATCAAGGACATTCGCGCCTACATCCACACCCTCCGGACGGGAGTGGTGCCCCGCAAAGACCTGGTGCGCTCCCTGGAGGAGATGGTGGAGGAGATGCGCGGCCGCGCGCCGTTCCACATTGAGTTCACCAGCAGCCCCAAGTCCGTCCCTGAGCTGGCGTCTTATCAGGTGCATGACTTACTGCTCGTCGCTCAGGAGGCGCTCGCCAATGTCCTCAAGCACGCGCGCGCCGCGCGCGTGGACATGGCGCTGACCTCCGGCGAGGGAAGGCTCACGCTCAGCATATGGGACAACGGTGTCGGCTTTGACCCGCGCCTGGCGCGCGGGAGGGCCCAGCACGGCCTTCAGAACATTCGCGCCCGAGCGCGGCGGCTCGGCGCGGCCCTGCGCGTGGACGCGGCGCCCGGCAAGGGCACCCGCCTGGTGCTCCGCCTTCCGCTTCCCACTTCTCCCCCAGGACAACGCCGATGAGCGCGCAGACAGAGATACGCATCTTGCTGGTGGACGACCATGAAGTCGTGCGGCGCGGGCTGCGGACACTTCTCATGCGCAAAGGGGCGTTCGTCGTCATAGGAGAGGCAGGCTCCAAGTCGGAGGCTATTCGGGAGGCGGCGCGGCTGCAGCCGGACCTTGTGATCATGGACGTGCGGCTGCCCGATGGCACGGGAGTGGAGGCGTGCCAGGCCATCCGCACCCAGAACCCGAACATCAAGGTCCTGATGCTCACGTCCTTCCCCGACGAGGAGTTCCTGTTTTCGTCTATTCAGGCCGGCGCCGCTGGCTATCTTCTCAAGGACATCAAGAGCGACGAGTTGGTGGCGGCCATTCGAAAGGTTGCGGCGGGCCAGTCCCTCATTGACCCCGCCATGACTCAGAAGCTCCTGGAGCGGTTAATGTCCCCCCAACCCTCCCGGCCCCAGGACAGGCTCTCTATCCTCTCTCCTCTGGAGTACCGTATTCTGGAGCTAGTGACGGAGGGCAAGACCAATAAGGAGATTGCCGAGAAGCTCCATCTGAGCGACAAGACCGTCAAGAACTACGTCAGCACCATCCTCAGCAAGCTGGATGTGAACCGCCGCGCCGAGGCGGCGGCCTACCTGGCGAGCCATCGCCGGGAGGGGAGCGGGTCCTCCAGCTAGCCATCGTGCAGGTCACACACAGGGGATTAGGGCCGAATGGCCCCCGTAGGATAGGGCCATTCGGCCCTAATGTTGTGTTCCATCTGGCTGCAAAACAGGTGACTCTTGCACCTTATTTCGTTCTCAATACGGGCTTAAACTGATGGTGTCAGCATAAGAACAGATGACAGATGACGGAGGAG encodes:
- a CDS encoding response regulator transcription factor encodes the protein MSAQTEIRILLVDDHEVVRRGLRTLLMRKGAFVVIGEAGSKSEAIREAARLQPDLVIMDVRLPDGTGVEACQAIRTQNPNIKVLMLTSFPDEEFLFSSIQAGAAGYLLKDIKSDELVAAIRKVAAGQSLIDPAMTQKLLERLMSPQPSRPQDRLSILSPLEYRILELVTEGKTNKEIAEKLHLSDKTVKNYVSTILSKLDVNRRAEAAAYLASHRREGSGSSS